Proteins encoded by one window of Hippoglossus hippoglossus isolate fHipHip1 chromosome 15, fHipHip1.pri, whole genome shotgun sequence:
- the LOC117775290 gene encoding B-cadherin-like, translating to MVHPDGILMVKRMVALLEGHQDFFIHSWNLHGQKMTVPVTVVHYGRLHGQNDGHHHGHHRGENHGHHQQNVEHHLGEHRHHNNQHHLNEVDSANNTENATTPEVPVLNFPKSGDGLKRRKRDWVIPDINVPENNKGPYPLKVSQIRSGEDKVKTISYSITGPGANEPPLGLFTMDRLTGTLYLTQPLDREKVDRYTFQAHAAVDGSLNAEQPMDIMVIVIDQNDNKPVFGQDTFLGEVPESSPTGFEVITVVAIDLDEPGNANSDIRYRILSQDPEFPSGPLFEINPNTGAIRVNARGLDREKYPNHTLVIEAADMEGNGLTGNAKVIITVTDSNDNPPAFTLSSYEATVPENRVDALVITMAVTDGDEPHSPAWNAKFKIVDGDPGGLFTVTTGSNKHEGIITTAKGLDFEMISKHTLLVAVENDIPFATPLPTATATVVVNVQDVNEAPVFEPVEKFVSKPENLPIDGDVVQYIASDPDIARKQKVMYKIISDPAGWLNVAKDTGLIKVKSIMDRESHFVKDSKYTALIGAYDNDDVPATGTGTLIIQLEDVNDNAPIIEERTIKVCYKESAPQLLSVTDKDGPGFAAPYSVSLQGMSKTNWTARMNDSKTGIVLNLGTELESGEYTVVLRVTDNDGMEQDNTVQATVCDCTGEIVSCSGRIAGGSSLPMILGILGGILLLLMLVLLLLLFARRRGGEKKEPLLQDDDIRDNIYYYDEEGGGEDDQDYDLSVLHRGLDNRPEVFRNDVMPNFMPAPQYRPRPANPEEIGNFIDDNLKAADNDPTAPPYDSLLVFDYEGGGSDAGSLSSLNSSSSGDQDYNCLNEWGPRFKKLADMYGGGEDDDDML from the exons ATGGTCCATCCAGATGGGATATTGATG GTAAAGAGAATGGTTGCTCTTCTGGAAGGACACCAGGACTTCTTTATCCACTCCTGGAACTTGCACGGTCAAAAAATGACTGTTCCAGTCACAGTCGTGCACTATGGGCGTCTCCATGGACAAAATGATGGTCATCACCATGGACATCACAGAGGGGAAAACCATGGGCATCACCAGCAAAATGTTGAGCATCACCTCGGAGAGCACAGACACCACAACAATCAGCACCACTTGAATGAAGTGGACTCTGCTAACAATACAGAG aATGCAACCACCCCAGAGGTGCCTGTTCTGAATTTCCCCAAGTCTGGTGATGGattgaagaggaggaagagagactgGGTTATTCCTGACATCAATGTTCCTGAAAATAACAAAGGACCCTATCCTCTTAAAGTATCTCAG ATCCGTTCTGGTGAAGATAAAGTGAAGACGATATCTTACAGCATCACTGGTCCAGGAGCTAATGAGCCTCCCCTTGGCCTTTTCACAATGGACAGGCTCACTGGTACTTTGTATCTGACACAGCCTCTGGACAGAGAGAAGGTGGACAGGTACACG TTTCAAGCACATGCTGCGGTAGATGGGTCACTAAATGCTGAGCAGCCGATGGATATTATGGTGATTGTAATAGACCAGAATGACAACAAACCTGTTTTTGGTCAAGATACATTTCTGGGAGAAGTTCCTGAATCCTCACCAACAG GTTTTGAGGTGATAACGGTTGTGGCCATAGATCTTGACGAGCCGGGTAATGCCAATTCGGATATTCGTTACCGTATTCTGAGCCAGGATCCAGAGTTCCCCAGTGGCCCACTGTTTGAGATCAACCCAAACACTGGAGCCATCAGAGTCAATGCCCGTGGGCTAGACAGAGAG AAATACCCAAATCACACTCTGGTGATAGAGGCAGCAGACATGGAGGGAAACGGGTTGACTGGAAATGCCAAAGTAATCATCACTGTAACAGACAGCAATGACAACCCTCCAGCTTTCACTCTGTCCTCT TATGAGGCAACAGTACCAGAAAATAGAGTGGACGCTCTGGTCATTACGATGGCAGTAACAGATGGTGATGAGCCACATTCACCAGCCTGGAACGCCAAATTCAAGATTGTTGATGGTGATCCTGGAGGCCTGTTCACAGTCACAACAGGAAGTAACAAACACGAAGGGATCATTACTACTGCCAAG GGTCTTGACTTTGAAATGATCAGCAAGCACACTCTGTTGGTTGCAGTGGAGAATGACATTCCATTTGCTACTCCACTGCCCACTGCCACAGCCACAGTGGTGGTGAACGTGCAGGATGTCAACGAAGCTCCAGTCTTTGAACCAGTTGAAAAGTTTGTGTCCAAACCGGAGAACCTTCCTATTGATGGTGACGTGGTGCAGTACATTGCTTCTGACCCCGACATTGCACGCAAACAGAAAGTCAT GTATAAAATAATCAGCGACCCTGCGGGCTGGCTGAACGTGGCCAAGGACACAGGCCTGATTAAGGTGAAAAGCATCATGGACAGAGAGTCGCACTTTGTCAAGGACAGCAAATACACAGCACTCATTGGTGCATACGACAATG ATGACGTCCCGGCCACAGGAACTGGTACTCTGATTATACAGCTTGAAGACGTCAATGACAATGCACCCATAATTGAGGAACGTACAATAAAG gtgTGTTACAAGGAATCGGCTCCTCAGCTGCTTTCAGTAACAGATAAAGATGGACCTGGCTTTGCTGCTCCATACAGTGTCTCTTTACAGGGCATGTCCAAGACCAACTGGACCGCTCGGATGAATGATTCCA aaacGGGCATCGTACTTAATTTAGGCACTGAGCTGGAAAGTGGAGAATACACTGTGGTCCTGAGGGTTACAGACAACGATGGCATGGAGCAGGACAACACCGTCCAGGCCACAGTGTGTGACTGCACAGGTGAAATCGTGTCCTGTTCAGGGCGAATTGCCGGTGGGAGCAGCCTGCCCATGATTCTTGGAATACTGGGAGGCATCCTGTTGCTGCTCA TGCTGGTGCTGCTACTACTGCTGTTTGcgagacggagaggaggagaaaagaaggagCCTCTTCTGCAGGACGATGATATCAGAGACAACATCTATTACTATGacgaggagggaggtggagaggacgATCAG GACTATGACCTGAGTGTTCTCCACCGTGGTCTGGACAACCGGCCAGAGGTGTTCAGGAACGACGTGATGCCAAACTTCATGCCGGCTCCTCAGTACCGGCCTCGCCCTGCCAACCCAGAGGAAATTGGCAACTTCATTGATGAT AATTTGAAGGCAGCCGACAATGACCCCACAGCGCCCCCCTATGATTCCCTGCTGGTTTTTGACTATGAGGGCGGTGGCTCTGATGCAGGAAGCCTCTCCTCACTGAACTCGTCGAGCAGCGGAGACCAGGACTACAACTGCCTGAACGAATGGGGACCCCGCTTCAAGAAACTGGCAGACATGTATGGCggaggagaggatgatgatgatatgcTGTAA